A part of Aegilops tauschii subsp. strangulata cultivar AL8/78 chromosome 2, Aet v6.0, whole genome shotgun sequence genomic DNA contains:
- the LOC109734089 gene encoding F-box/WD-40 repeat-containing protein At5g21040, translating into MDFDCNKAGESSAKHCYSICNEGTLIQANTLTHCGKAKKWNSLNKLNNPESSHGSLPRVNDPKEDAETGNDATASECSIMCFTDLPSALVCEVLARLDPKGLGVVSCVSTVLQTLATDHQGWKKFYCERWGLPNAPIGPLVPGGTPDGRSWKALFVDREFQSRSFMGRFSVDVLRGHNEDVRTVYLLASANLIFTGGHDSVVRMWNMEEGLLIDESRPFGCTIRAIAADSRLLVTGGSKAFIQCWRAIEGASHLFHISGNGTNQNSEFRLWGHEGPVTCLSLDSTRIYSGSWDMTVRVWDRAEMKCVQKFMHADWVLALAPHGNTVASTAGRDAYVWDIGSGELTTIISNAHVGNAYSVARTHLAGVLFTGGEDGAIRLFDVSEISDDENIKPAATWLPHSGPVHSLAFEYPWLVSASSDGRIALIDLRKILTPLNSSKRRFRVKPFDPSTVEPPQRMLHGFGCYLFSVGIGADRIICGGEDGSVRVWNFSEALEIEKKAQALRSLRQENRMRRRKAQVEMNANGRRVDHCSVAMKRNPLKGDKSVTWQIKRPISDKVKS; encoded by the coding sequence ATGGACTTTGATTGCAATAAGGCAGGAGAGTCTTCAGCCAAGCATTGTTATAGCATTTGCAACGAGGGCACACTCATCCAGGCAAACACCTTAACTCATTGTGGAAAGGCTAAAAAGTGGAATAGCCTCAACAAATTGAACAACCCGGAGTCAAGTCATGGATCACTTCCAAGGGTTAATGACCCCAAGGAAGATGCAGAAACAGGAAATGATGCAACCGCCTCAGAGTGTAGCATTATGTGCTTCACTGATCTGCCGTCTGCATTGGTCTGTGAAGTCCTTGCGCGCCTTGATCCAAAGGGGCTTGGGGTTGTATCTTGTGTCTCCACAGTTCTGCAGACCCTAGCCACAGATCATCAGGGATGGAAGAAATTCTACTGTGAGAGGTGGGGACTTCCAAATGCTCCTATCGGACCCCTAGTTCCAGGTGGAACTCCAGATGGGAGGTCATGGAAAGCATTGTTTGTGGATCGGGAGTTTCAAAGTAGATCATTCATGGGAAGATTTAGTGTGGATGTTCTCCGTGGTCACAATGAGGATGTACGCACTGTGTACCTTCTGGCATCAGCAAATCTGATATTCACTGGTGGCCATGATTCTGTGGTTCGGATGTGGAATATGGAGGAAGGGCTACTAATTGATGAGTCCCGCCCATTTGGTTGCACTATCCGGGCAATTGCAGCTGACAGTAGGCTTTTGGTAACTGGAGGATCCAAAGCCTTCATTCAGTGTTGGAGGGCTATTGAGGGGGCCTCACACCTTTTCCACATTTCTGGTAATGGTACTAACCAGAATTCTGAATTTCGCCTATGGGGGCATGAAGGGCCTGTGACTTGTCTTTCCTTGGATTCAACAAGGATTTACAGTGGTTCTTGGGATATGACTGTTCGTGTTTGGGACAGAGCCGAGATGAAGTGTGTGCAAAAGTTCATGCATGCTGACTGGGTTTTGGCCCTGGCTCCTCATGGAAATACTGTTGCCAGTACAGCTGGTAGAGACGCATATGTGTGGGATATCGGAAGTGGCGAGTTAACAACTATAATTTCCAATGCCCATGTTGGTAATGCATATTCTGTAGCTCGAACACACCTGGCAGGTGTGCTGTTTACTGGAGGAGAGGATGGGGCCATTCGCTTGTTCGATGTTTCTGAGATATCTGATGATGAGAATATTAAACCAGCTGCCACTTGGTTGCCGCATTCTGGCCCTGTTCATTCTCTTGCTTTTGAGTACCCATGGCTTGTTTCTGCCTCTAGTGATGGCAGGATTGCACTAATTGATTTGAGGAAGATCCTGACCCCCCTAAACTCATCAAAGCGCCGATTCAGGGTCAAGCCCTTTGATCCAAGCACCGTAGAGCCTCCACAGCGAATGCTTCATGGCTTTGGATGCTATCTTTTCTCCGTCGGCATCGGTGCAGATAGAATCATATGTGGAGGCGAGGATGGCTCTGTCAGGGTCTGGAACTTCTCAGAAGCACTGGAGATTGAGAAGAAGGCACAGGCTTTAAGGAGTCTGAGACAGGAGAACCGCATGAGGCGGAGGAAGGCGCAAGTGGAGATGAATGCAAATGGTAGAAGGGTTGACCATTGCTCAGTAGCCATGAAAAGGAATCCATTGAAGGGTGATAAGAGTGTCACCTGGCAAATCAAGCGCCCCATCAGTGACAAGGTCAAATCCTAG
- the LOC141041279 gene encoding uncharacterized protein, which yields MAAAGSPLRDDEIIDYMLTGLGSAFNPIAASMNFAGVPITFPAFYSSVLHYEALQQQQSELEDWQSSANAASRPVYHNNPGRAPDSGRPSDRRPSAGSLPPGSGGYGPSQGNAPGRNNNNGGNNRNGGGNGGGRRRWRPRCQICKNWGHEAGNCRSRYDHDHRSANSASTSSSHEPPHWILDMGATDHLTNDLDRLHFHERYGGKDQVQVANGADFRV from the exons ATGGCCGCCGCCGGCTCTCCTCTTCGTGACGATGAGATCATCGACTACATGCTGACCGGGCTCGGCTCGGCGTTCAACCCCATCGCTGCTTCGATGAACTTCGCGGGCGTGCCCATCACGTTTCCCGCGTTCTACTCCAGTGTCCTTCACTACGAGGCCCTTCAGCAGCAGCAATCGGAGCTTGAGGATTGGCAGTCCTCCGCCAATGCCGCGTCCCGGCCGGTCTACCACAACAACCCCGGCCGCGCCCCCGACTCTGGCCGCCCGAGCGACCGCCGTCCCTCTGCTGGTTCTCTCCCACCCGGCTCGGGAGGCTACGGCCCCAGCCAGGGCAACGCCCCTGGCCGCAACAACAACAATGGCGGCAACAACCGCAACGGAGGAGGCAACGGGGGCGGCCGCCGGCGTTGGCGTCCCCGGTGCCAGATCTGCAAGAACTGGGGTCATGAGGCTGGCAACTGTCGTAGCCGCTATGATCATGACCACCGCTCCGCCAACTCCGCGTCCACATCCTCCTCCCATGAGCCGCCGCACTGGATCCTGGACATGGGTGCGACGGACCACCTGACGAATGATCTCGATCGTCTACACTTCCACGAGCGCTATGGCGGGAAGGATCAAGTGCAAGTGGCAAATGGTGCAG ACTTCCGTGTGTGA